Proteins from one Oscillatoria nigro-viridis PCC 7112 genomic window:
- a CDS encoding ParB N-terminal domain-containing protein, translated as MKKLFPSLVAVKRITSAVPRSNFAEPELEKLARLILDSGGLINPIIVRRKGMDAYEIVDGDFEYYAAARAKEIEPLKGETIGAFILEEENEKILLEQLEILRKTAITENLVENPETGFFYENTSSQPADLIKNPVSLVEVHNLCENETPQEPSSLEQRLTNIEAQFANQINELKAEYAREQKVLAQSIQELENRLLQQVPLLVEAGIANRINELKSESLPEKQAVVERIPEVENLASESMSLLEALNTLDKNQLSANLKDAGLKLPIIQIILKERDVRPFVSFANVVERVKGLADKTMIKIIDKWHKYS; from the coding sequence ATGAAAAAATTATTTCCGTCACTGGTTGCAGTGAAAAGAATTACGTCCGCAGTTCCCCGTTCCAATTTTGCAGAGCCTGAGTTGGAGAAATTAGCGAGACTGATTTTAGATTCAGGAGGATTGATTAATCCGATAATTGTCCGCCGCAAAGGTATGGATGCTTACGAGATAGTAGACGGAGATTTTGAATACTACGCGGCGGCGAGAGCAAAGGAAATAGAACCTCTCAAAGGCGAGACAATCGGAGCATTCATCCTGGAAGAAGAAAATGAAAAAATTCTACTGGAGCAACTTGAAATTCTCAGAAAAACCGCAATCACTGAGAATTTAGTTGAGAACCCAGAAACAGGGTTTTTCTACGAAAATACTTCGTCGCAGCCCGCAGATTTAATAAAAAACCCTGTTTCTTTGGTCGAAGTCCATAATTTATGTGAAAATGAAACTCCCCAAGAGCCATCTAGTTTAGAACAGCGACTAACAAATATTGAAGCCCAGTTTGCAAATCAAATTAATGAACTAAAAGCCGAGTACGCCCGCGAACAAAAAGTTTTAGCCCAGAGTATACAAGAGCTTGAAAACCGACTCTTACAACAAGTACCTCTGTTAGTTGAAGCTGGGATAGCAAACAGAATTAATGAGTTGAAATCAGAGTCGCTACCCGAAAAACAAGCGGTGGTAGAGAGGATACCCGAAGTTGAAAACTTAGCTTCCGAATCAATGTCGCTGTTGGAAGCACTCAATACTTTAGATAAAAATCAACTGTCGGCTAATTTGAAAGATGCTGGCTTGAAGCTTCCAATAATCCAAATAATACTCAAAGAGCGAGATGTGCGGCCGTTTGTCTCATTTGCAAATGTGGTGGAACGTGTTAAAGGGTTAGCCGACAAAACAATGATTAAAATAATTGATAAGTGGCACAAATACTCATAA
- a CDS encoding Uma2 family endonuclease: MSATAELATTQEILEQEIPEQEIPENVIFPPGDLYSDEPPVETELHLRQIILLLNCLEWLWRDRNNFYAAGNLTIYYSPKQLKSKDFRGPDFFVVLGTERKTRKSWVVWDEEGKYPNIIVEILSPKTADTDKNFKKQLYQDTFRTHDYFWFDPETLELAGFHLVDGEYEAIAPNEFGHLRSQQLDLSLGICGGKLRFFTAEGELVPTPEEVAECETQRAEQEAQRADRLAAKLRELNIDPDTI; encoded by the coding sequence ATGTCCGCAACCGCAGAATTAGCTACTACCCAAGAGATACTAGAACAAGAGATACCAGAACAAGAGATACCGGAAAATGTTATTTTTCCGCCCGGCGATTTATACAGTGACGAACCTCCCGTGGAAACAGAACTGCATCTCCGACAAATAATCCTACTCCTCAACTGTCTAGAATGGCTGTGGCGAGATAGAAACAATTTCTATGCTGCTGGGAACCTCACCATTTATTACAGTCCCAAGCAACTCAAATCGAAAGACTTCCGAGGCCCAGACTTTTTTGTTGTACTCGGAACAGAACGAAAAACTCGGAAAAGCTGGGTAGTTTGGGATGAAGAGGGAAAGTACCCCAATATTATCGTAGAAATCCTGTCTCCCAAAACAGCGGATACAGACAAAAACTTTAAGAAACAACTCTATCAAGATACTTTTCGCACTCACGACTACTTTTGGTTTGACCCAGAAACTTTAGAATTAGCTGGGTTTCATTTAGTTGACGGGGAATATGAAGCAATCGCACCCAACGAATTCGGCCATCTGCGGAGTCAGCAGCTCGATTTGAGTCTCGGAATTTGTGGCGGAAAATTGCGTTTCTTTACAGCAGAAGGAGAGCTTGTCCCTACTCCTGAAGAGGTTGCAGAATGCGAGACTCAACGGGCAGAGCAAGAGGCTCAACGAGCCGATCGCCTGGCCGCGAAATTGCGAGAATTAAATATTGACCCCGATACAATTTAG
- a CDS encoding XisI protein, with translation MDRLDEYRQIVRTVLDSYARIPNCYGQVKNSVIVDSEQNNFLLMHEGWQGPQRIHGCIVHVEIIDGKIWIQQDGIETGITAELVELGVPKDKIVLGFHPYHVRQHTGYAIA, from the coding sequence ATGGATAGACTAGATGAATATCGCCAAATTGTTCGCACTGTTTTAGATAGTTATGCCAGGATTCCTAACTGTTACGGACAAGTTAAAAACAGCGTTATTGTTGATAGCGAACAAAACAATTTTTTATTGATGCACGAAGGCTGGCAAGGGCCTCAAAGAATTCACGGGTGTATCGTCCATGTGGAAATTATCGACGGCAAAATCTGGATTCAACAAGATGGTATAGAAACGGGAATTACCGCAGAACTTGTAGAATTAGGAGTGCCTAAAGACAAGATAGTTTTAGGGTTTCATCCGTATCACGTTCGGCAGCATACGGGATATGCGATCGCCTAA
- a CDS encoding XisH family protein, whose amino-acid sequence MPAKDIYHNTVRTALEKDGWTITNDPLTLEIGDRSLFVDLGAEKILAAEKQGRKIAVEVKSFLSISPVHDLEEAVGQYIVYEDILELSEPERNIYLAVREEVYLDIFSEPLGQLLLRKKRLKLIVFDSSREIIIRWID is encoded by the coding sequence ATGCCAGCAAAAGACATCTACCACAATACTGTCAGAACAGCTCTAGAAAAAGACGGGTGGACGATAACAAACGATCCGCTAACCCTAGAAATTGGCGATCGTTCACTCTTCGTCGATTTGGGTGCAGAAAAAATACTGGCTGCCGAAAAGCAAGGTCGCAAAATTGCTGTAGAAGTAAAAAGTTTTTTAAGTATTTCACCCGTTCATGACTTAGAAGAAGCTGTTGGACAGTATATTGTCTATGAAGATATTCTAGAGCTTTCGGAACCAGAACGTAATATCTATCTAGCTGTTCGGGAAGAAGTTTATCTAGATATTTTCTCGGAGCCACTGGGGCAACTTTTGTTACGAAAAAAAAGACTAAAACTAATTGTTTTTGATTCATCAAGGGAGATAATTATCAGATGGATAGACTAG
- a CDS encoding phenylacetate--CoA ligase family protein, which produces MQPEQRQRAIGVFEEFLRAPLEERLQHQQNRVAEAGAIPYGIAALHALFQKVAATVPAYQTFLAEHNINPASIQTFEDFQKLPLITKENYLRCHPLPQLCYQGKLETCDFIAVSSGSTGKPTFWPRFISDELQIAARFEQIFHDSFYADNRSTLAVICFALGTWVGGMYTANCCRYLASKGYPVTVVTPGNNKTEIFRVVQELGEHFEQVVLLGYPPFIKDVIDSGIAGGVEWQKYRIKMVFAGEVFSEEWRSLVSDRTNSDNLYYNSASLYGTADAGVLGNETPLSICIRRFLANNPEASRNLFGESRLPTLVQYDPKSRFFEVNNDGTLLFSGDNGIPLIRYHISDNGGLISYEAMLNFLAEWGFNPVARLQQAAGMKVSDFPRGIRCLPFVYVFGRSHFTVSYFGANIYPENVTVGLEVPTIREWVTGKFVLQVKEDADQNRCLSVVVELAAGVEGDEEMKQAIASSILAQLRRLNSEFANYVPPEYQLPVVTLTATGDAEYFPIGVKHRYTRQ; this is translated from the coding sequence ATGCAGCCAGAACAGCGTCAGCGAGCAATTGGGGTGTTTGAAGAGTTTTTGAGGGCGCCGCTTGAGGAACGATTGCAACACCAGCAGAATCGAGTTGCCGAAGCGGGGGCGATTCCCTACGGGATAGCTGCGCTTCACGCGCTTTTTCAAAAAGTCGCGGCCACAGTACCAGCTTACCAGACTTTCCTAGCTGAACATAACATCAATCCCGCCTCAATTCAAACCTTTGAAGACTTCCAAAAATTGCCGCTAATTACCAAAGAGAATTATTTACGCTGTCACCCGCTACCTCAGTTGTGCTACCAGGGCAAATTAGAAACTTGCGATTTCATTGCTGTTTCATCGGGATCGACAGGAAAGCCGACATTTTGGCCGCGTTTTATCAGCGACGAGTTGCAAATAGCAGCTCGTTTTGAACAAATATTTCACGACAGTTTTTACGCCGACAATCGTTCAACTTTAGCTGTGATTTGCTTTGCCTTGGGAACTTGGGTAGGCGGAATGTACACGGCAAATTGCTGCCGCTATCTAGCGAGTAAGGGCTATCCAGTTACAGTTGTGACGCCTGGGAATAATAAGACTGAAATATTTCGAGTTGTGCAGGAACTTGGGGAGCATTTTGAGCAAGTAGTTTTGTTGGGATATCCGCCGTTTATCAAGGACGTGATTGATAGCGGAATTGCTGGGGGTGTGGAATGGCAAAAATATCGAATTAAGATGGTGTTTGCGGGGGAAGTGTTTAGCGAAGAATGGCGGAGTTTGGTGAGCGATCGCACTAATTCTGACAATCTATATTACAACTCTGCGAGCCTTTACGGTACTGCAGATGCGGGCGTTTTGGGCAACGAAACACCGCTGAGCATTTGCATCCGCCGCTTTTTAGCAAACAATCCCGAAGCTTCCCGCAATTTATTCGGGGAATCGCGGTTGCCAACGCTGGTGCAGTACGATCCGAAAAGCCGCTTTTTTGAAGTGAATAATGACGGCACGCTATTATTTTCTGGCGACAATGGCATCCCGCTAATACGCTATCACATCTCGGATAACGGCGGTTTAATTTCTTACGAAGCCATGCTCAATTTTTTGGCTGAATGGGGATTTAACCCTGTGGCACGTTTGCAGCAAGCAGCAGGTATGAAAGTTTCTGATTTCCCCAGAGGAATTCGCTGCTTGCCATTTGTCTATGTATTTGGGCGATCGCACTTTACCGTTTCCTACTTCGGTGCTAACATTTACCCGGAAAATGTCACCGTAGGTTTAGAAGTTCCCACCATACGGGAATGGGTGACGGGAAAATTTGTACTGCAAGTCAAGGAAGATGCGGATCAAAATCGTTGTTTATCGGTGGTTGTGGAATTAGCAGCGGGGGTGGAGGGCGACGAGGAGATGAAGCAGGCGATCGCATCTTCAATTCTCGCGCAATTGCGGCGGCTAAACAGCGAATTTGCTAATTACGTGCCGCCAGAATATCAGTTACCTGTGGTGACATTAACTGCGACGGGCGATGCGGAGTATTTTCCGATTGGGGTGAAGCACCGATACACGCGGCAATAA
- a CDS encoding serine/threonine-protein kinase: MNNPIYPGITLHNHYRIVRELGHGGFGRTYLAEDAHRFNEPCVLKEFAPQVHGSYALQKSEELFEREAGVLYKLQHNQIPRFRELFRVSISDRGYLFLVQDYVPGQTYRFLLDARKRQGLRFIEAEINQLLQQILPVLEYIHSLGVIHRDISPDNLILRSSDGMPVLIDFGGVKQVAATVESLFAEANGTPAPATRIGKLGYAPVEQMQMGIVSPHSDLYALAATVLVLLTGKEPHQLLEGQTLNWNWRAECSLSPNLSLVLDKMLAQQPSQRYSSAREVMLALSGNPPLQPPLPPAPDFGMTQPPDFSPIPVPAPVPKLPGTPVRIAAIGNQQKMPAWKMVLFVVAVLLSMGGVGWFAGNSLLNLQSKVQKVPQPSSPKQEQEDALQDRFVKLKIADRFYNGYVNLVDETFYAKYPELGGRLLKEGEEDRQWRERWQKIGDELLDKLENLSSDARARLGSYDTSDIDRWKTEVNKLNLSSRALYDLADAKFFYWFPEQPRDRNLIGLPIGQIWQAITADELEALQAGANVESVEFDRLSKSKSLTGNLKPGEGKAYIARFAQNQTLRVNLQAPRKSTLLSIYTPGRTKGARALLEDAEGLSWSGLLDDAGYYEFVVVSQASEPIAYELNLTAE; encoded by the coding sequence ATGAACAATCCCATCTACCCCGGCATAACTCTCCACAATCACTACCGCATCGTCCGCGAATTGGGACACGGAGGCTTCGGGCGCACCTACCTCGCTGAAGATGCCCACCGATTTAACGAACCCTGCGTTTTAAAAGAATTTGCACCCCAAGTACACGGAAGTTACGCTTTACAAAAATCCGAGGAACTGTTCGAGCGGGAAGCAGGAGTTCTCTACAAGCTGCAACACAATCAAATCCCGCGCTTTCGCGAACTCTTCCGCGTCAGTATCAGCGATCGAGGCTACCTATTTCTCGTCCAAGACTACGTACCCGGTCAAACTTACCGCTTCCTGCTAGACGCCCGCAAGCGTCAGGGTTTGCGGTTTATAGAAGCAGAAATCAATCAACTGCTGCAGCAGATTTTGCCCGTGCTCGAATACATTCACTCTTTGGGAGTGATTCACCGCGACATCTCCCCGGACAACCTGATTCTGCGGAGTTCTGACGGGATGCCCGTGCTGATCGACTTTGGCGGAGTCAAACAAGTCGCCGCCACCGTAGAGTCTCTGTTTGCTGAGGCTAACGGCACTCCCGCCCCCGCGACTCGCATCGGCAAGCTCGGCTATGCTCCCGTCGAACAGATGCAGATGGGAATCGTCTCTCCCCACAGCGATTTGTACGCTCTGGCGGCCACGGTTTTGGTGTTGCTGACGGGGAAGGAACCGCATCAATTGCTCGAGGGCCAGACGCTGAATTGGAACTGGCGGGCGGAATGTTCTCTGTCTCCGAATTTGTCCCTGGTGCTGGATAAAATGCTTGCTCAGCAGCCGAGCCAGCGTTACTCCTCGGCTCGCGAAGTAATGCTCGCTCTCTCCGGCAATCCGCCTTTACAGCCGCCTTTGCCGCCAGCCCCGGATTTTGGGATGACGCAGCCGCCGGATTTCTCGCCTATACCAGTGCCCGCCCCCGTGCCAAAACTGCCGGGAACTCCGGTGCGAATTGCTGCTATTGGCAATCAGCAAAAGATGCCTGCTTGGAAAATGGTTTTGTTCGTGGTGGCGGTGCTCTTAAGTATGGGGGGAGTTGGCTGGTTTGCGGGCAATTCTTTGTTAAATCTGCAATCAAAAGTGCAGAAAGTTCCCCAGCCTTCAAGCCCGAAGCAGGAGCAAGAAGATGCTTTGCAAGATCGCTTTGTCAAGCTCAAAATTGCCGATCGATTTTATAACGGTTACGTCAACCTTGTGGACGAGACTTTCTATGCCAAATACCCGGAATTGGGGGGACGATTGTTAAAAGAAGGCGAGGAAGATCGCCAGTGGCGCGAAAGGTGGCAGAAAATCGGCGACGAGTTGCTCGACAAGCTGGAAAATCTCAGCAGCGACGCTAGAGCGCGGTTGGGCAGTTACGACACCAGTGATATCGATCGCTGGAAAACTGAGGTTAACAAGCTGAATTTGAGCAGTCGGGCTCTGTACGATTTGGCTGATGCTAAGTTCTTTTATTGGTTTCCAGAACAGCCGCGCGATCGCAATCTCATCGGTTTGCCGATCGGACAAATTTGGCAAGCAATTACCGCCGACGAACTCGAAGCCTTACAAGCTGGAGCAAATGTCGAAAGCGTTGAATTTGACCGCCTATCGAAGAGCAAAAGCCTCACAGGCAATCTCAAACCAGGAGAAGGGAAAGCTTACATTGCCAGGTTCGCTCAAAATCAAACTTTGCGCGTGAATTTGCAAGCACCGCGCAAATCTACTCTACTGTCAATTTATACTCCGGGGCGGACAAAGGGCGCGCGAGCTTTGCTGGAAGATGCAGAGGGACTTAGTTGGTCTGGATTGCTGGATGATGCTGGTTATTATGAATTCGTGGTAGTTTCTCAAGCATCTGAGCCGATCGCTTACGAGTTGAACCTGACTGCGGAATAA
- a CDS encoding EAL domain-containing response regulator: MLKILVIEDDELIRETLLQLLESHSYRVIAAENGRAGVQMALSEIPDLILCDVQMPELDGYDVLRTLRQNSLAATIPFIFLTAQSEKTDFRRGMELGADDYLTKPFTKAELLGSIASRVLKRQTITQPLTVALHQAEARLKDLVNDSTKVTTLSPEKFALEALLRHALAQGEFQVYYQPQVNIATGKVIGAEALVRWQNPDRGIISPCEFIPLAEETGLIIQIGEWVLLSACAQAASWLAAGFSPFTISVNLSARQLSDPELKARIVQILETTGLEPANLELEMTESALVENATVAGATLNQLKALGIRIAIDDFGTGYATLGYLKQFAFDSLKIDRIFVRNANEDTQNAAITTAVILLGHSLNMTVIAEGVETEAELDFLKQHQCDIMQGYLFSRPEPAAIIESMLVAAPSLFAPPPAAPGRVVPFVPVSEPEKSKNLSMSGL; the protein is encoded by the coding sequence ATGCTCAAAATTTTGGTGATTGAAGACGACGAATTAATCCGGGAAACTCTTCTGCAACTCCTGGAATCTCACAGCTACCGGGTCATTGCGGCCGAAAACGGTCGAGCTGGGGTGCAGATGGCACTTTCGGAGATACCAGATTTAATTTTGTGCGACGTGCAGATGCCGGAACTCGACGGTTATGACGTGTTGCGGACGCTGCGGCAAAACTCCCTAGCTGCTACAATTCCATTTATTTTCCTCACGGCTCAAAGTGAAAAAACCGATTTTCGTCGCGGGATGGAATTGGGGGCAGACGATTACTTGACAAAGCCGTTTACCAAGGCTGAATTGCTGGGCTCCATTGCTTCTCGCGTCTTGAAACGGCAAACTATTACTCAACCGCTGACAGTCGCGCTTCACCAAGCAGAAGCCAGACTCAAAGATTTAGTTAACGACTCCACCAAGGTTACAACCCTCTCTCCTGAAAAGTTTGCTCTCGAAGCTTTGCTGCGCCACGCTTTGGCACAAGGTGAGTTTCAGGTATACTATCAGCCGCAAGTGAATATTGCTACCGGCAAAGTTATCGGCGCCGAGGCTTTAGTGCGGTGGCAAAATCCCGATCGAGGTATAATTTCTCCCTGCGAATTTATTCCATTAGCAGAAGAAACAGGTTTAATTATTCAGATTGGCGAGTGGGTACTGCTTTCAGCTTGCGCTCAAGCCGCTAGTTGGCTGGCGGCGGGGTTTTCGCCTTTTACAATATCAGTAAACTTGTCGGCCCGGCAGTTGTCCGACCCGGAACTCAAGGCGCGAATCGTTCAAATATTGGAAACTACAGGCTTGGAGCCTGCTAATTTAGAATTAGAAATGACCGAAAGCGCTTTGGTGGAAAATGCGACAGTAGCAGGCGCTACTTTAAACCAACTAAAAGCTCTAGGAATTCGGATTGCTATTGACGACTTCGGCACCGGTTACGCTACTTTAGGATATCTCAAGCAATTTGCTTTTGACAGTTTAAAGATCGATCGAATTTTCGTCCGCAATGCCAACGAAGATACTCAAAATGCTGCTATTACTACAGCAGTAATTTTACTGGGTCACAGTTTGAACATGACTGTCATTGCTGAGGGAGTGGAAACAGAAGCAGAACTAGATTTTTTGAAACAACATCAGTGCGATATCATGCAGGGGTATCTGTTCAGTCGCCCCGAACCAGCAGCGATAATTGAAAGTATGTTGGTTGCCGCCCCGAGTTTGTTCGCGCCGCCCCCAGCAGCACCTGGTCGCGTTGTCCCTTTTGTACCTGTGTCCGAACCAGAAAAATCTAAAAACCTTTCAATGTCGGGTCTATGA
- a CDS encoding response regulator produces MERILVVDDEADCQTVLAMYLESQGYRVQCATSGVEALSIFENAPPDLVISDVMMPEMDGFEFCRRLRTTRLGQLVPFIFLSGQGELESKVEGHSIGGDDYLVKPFQSEEILAKVKAQLERSHRIHAEIVRLLQTSSGRAVEPQFVAVLPAPAPLPLTPAEERVFWEVIQGYTNKQISDRLFISPRTVQAHLGSIFSKLQLENRAQLVRFALERGYKPPQT; encoded by the coding sequence ATGGAAAGAATATTAGTGGTTGACGACGAAGCAGACTGTCAAACAGTCTTAGCAATGTACCTGGAAAGCCAAGGATATCGGGTGCAATGCGCTACTTCAGGGGTTGAGGCGCTCTCGATTTTTGAAAATGCCCCCCCAGATTTGGTAATTTCAGATGTCATGATGCCGGAAATGGACGGGTTTGAGTTTTGTCGCCGTTTGCGAACTACCCGTTTGGGACAATTAGTCCCCTTTATATTTTTGTCGGGTCAAGGCGAGTTGGAGTCAAAAGTTGAAGGTCATTCGATCGGCGGTGACGATTATCTGGTAAAACCTTTTCAGTCTGAAGAAATTTTAGCTAAGGTAAAGGCGCAGTTAGAGCGCTCTCACCGCATTCACGCCGAGATTGTCCGACTGCTTCAAACTTCTAGCGGTAGGGCCGTGGAACCACAATTTGTGGCAGTATTGCCAGCACCTGCACCTTTGCCTTTAACACCAGCCGAGGAAAGAGTTTTTTGGGAGGTTATCCAGGGTTATACTAACAAACAAATTAGCGATCGGCTGTTTATTAGCCCCCGGACTGTGCAAGCTCATTTAGGCAGCATTTTCAGCAAATTACAGTTAGAAAATCGTGCCCAGCTTGTGAGATTTGCCCTAGAAAGAGGATACAAACCACCTCAAACTTAG
- a CDS encoding pentapeptide repeat-containing protein: MKLKLLATVTASLALFGLAAPVKAQNPDHVRQLLETKECEGCDLRNADLFKASLYRANLRGADLSGANLYEANLLEADLNDANLANANLVNAEMYGAELNGANLRNADLSNAFLGRANLTSADLRGAKLFKANLGEAYLLQANLSNADLRRSLLFRVNLNRANLSGADMSFADVRDTNLQNAILSNTRLPRAQLTGTNIDAANNVRQADLERANLRGTNLGPGVCAIANFPYCVFNVE; the protein is encoded by the coding sequence GTGAAACTTAAACTCTTGGCAACTGTAACGGCAAGTTTAGCTTTGTTTGGGCTGGCAGCTCCCGTTAAAGCTCAAAATCCAGATCATGTTAGGCAATTGCTGGAAACTAAAGAGTGCGAAGGCTGTGACTTGAGAAATGCTGATTTGTTCAAGGCTAGCTTGTACAGAGCTAATTTAAGAGGAGCGGATTTAAGCGGAGCAAATCTCTATGAAGCTAATTTGCTAGAAGCGGATTTAAATGATGCTAATTTGGCAAATGCTAACTTAGTTAATGCCGAGATGTACGGTGCTGAATTAAATGGTGCTAATCTGCGAAATGCGGATTTGTCTAATGCTTTTTTGGGGCGAGCGAATCTGACGAGTGCTGATTTGCGCGGTGCTAAACTTTTTAAGGCAAATCTGGGGGAAGCTTATCTGCTGCAAGCTAATTTGTCGAATGCCGATTTGAGGCGTTCGCTGCTGTTTAGAGTTAATTTGAATCGTGCGAATTTAAGCGGAGCTGATATGTCTTTCGCGGATGTGCGCGATACTAATTTGCAGAATGCTATTTTGTCAAATACTCGGCTTCCTCGGGCTCAATTGACCGGGACAAATATTGATGCGGCGAATAACGTGCGGCAGGCTGATTTGGAACGTGCCAACTTGCGAGGTACGAATTTGGGGCCAGGGGTTTGCGCGATCGCTAATTTTCCTTATTGTGTTTTTAATGTCGAATAA
- the tnpA gene encoding IS200/IS605 family transposase — protein MSTDFIHKARGVSDLKCHLVLTTKYRRKVLTDQMLSRLEEIFKNLMEKWEGRLVEFNGERDHVHLLLQYTPQTEPSKLINNLKTVSSRYLRKEFVDEVEKVYWKDVFWTNGYFIASCGGVTVEQLKKYIEGQDRPVE, from the coding sequence ATGAGTACAGATTTTATCCATAAAGCCAGAGGAGTTTCCGATCTCAAGTGTCATTTAGTGTTGACAACCAAGTATCGGCGGAAAGTTCTGACCGATCAAATGTTGTCTAGGCTTGAGGAAATTTTCAAGAACTTAATGGAAAAATGGGAAGGAAGATTGGTAGAATTTAATGGTGAGCGTGACCACGTACATTTGCTGCTTCAATATACACCGCAAACTGAACCAAGTAAGCTTATCAACAATCTTAAGACTGTATCTAGTCGCTATTTGCGGAAAGAGTTTGTAGATGAAGTTGAAAAAGTTTACTGGAAAGATGTTTTTTGGACAAATGGATATTTTATTGCTTCATGTGGTGGCGTGACGGTTGAGCAATTAAAGAAGTATATTGAGGGGCAAGATAGACCTGTAGAATAA
- a CDS encoding RNA-guided endonuclease InsQ/TnpB family protein, whose translation MRIGYDAMKATYQYQFYPDTNQKLTLNHWLRICRYWYNRQLGDRFDWWEMNRTAINACPLIASISAPRAKPNYYSQKQQLPVIKKDLVKVFHSGELLDFKQVDSTVLQDVSKRVDKAFERFVIGDSKGGRSGKPRFKTEADYRTMTFSTANSDWIKLVRKNWLYIRLPKLGIIKVRMHRLIPDGFSVKQISVTRKADGWFIQIMLEDASVPQFIPDKITPNWNNSIGLDAVLHEDVYLASSSGEKLPSLKPLRKNQSKLDRISRKRNKQKRGSKSRRKLAKKEARQHQKIARSRQDFHYKTAHKLVKSGAKFFFHEDLNLKGLTKRNKVKQDDEGNYLPNGQSAKSGLNKSWLDAAFGQFFKTLEYIAEKAGSVVVSQKPAYTSMVLCYRNEIIFTDCGIRNYWDEQNSLMVDRDINAAINLKRLGLDIFPSIKRRSGNLSVVGTMDDSTVKEILHTLHRAAKKPTS comes from the coding sequence ATGCGTATCGGCTACGATGCAATGAAAGCGACCTACCAGTACCAGTTCTATCCCGACACTAATCAAAAGTTAACCCTCAACCATTGGCTGAGAATCTGTCGCTATTGGTATAATCGACAGTTAGGTGATCGATTTGATTGGTGGGAGATGAACCGCACTGCTATAAATGCTTGTCCATTGATTGCTAGCATCTCTGCGCCCCGTGCGAAGCCCAACTACTACTCCCAAAAACAACAATTGCCCGTCATTAAGAAAGACCTAGTAAAAGTTTTTCATAGTGGCGAACTTTTGGATTTTAAGCAGGTAGATTCAACCGTACTGCAAGATGTCTCTAAGCGAGTAGACAAAGCTTTCGAGCGGTTTGTCATAGGGGATAGTAAGGGCGGAAGATCGGGTAAACCCCGCTTCAAGACTGAGGCAGACTACCGGACGATGACTTTTTCTACAGCTAACAGCGACTGGATTAAGTTGGTTCGTAAGAATTGGCTTTATATCCGACTGCCAAAGCTAGGCATCATAAAAGTTCGGATGCACCGTCTAATCCCTGATGGGTTTAGCGTCAAGCAAATCAGCGTAACTAGGAAGGCTGACGGTTGGTTCATCCAAATAATGCTTGAAGACGCTTCAGTACCGCAGTTTATTCCTGATAAAATTACCCCAAACTGGAACAACTCGATCGGGTTGGATGCGGTACTGCATGAAGATGTCTACCTGGCATCATCATCGGGCGAAAAGTTGCCTTCGTTAAAACCACTTCGTAAAAACCAATCTAAGTTAGACCGCATTTCAAGGAAGCGGAATAAGCAAAAACGTGGCTCTAAATCTCGACGAAAATTAGCCAAAAAAGAAGCGAGACAACACCAAAAAATAGCGCGTTCTCGCCAAGACTTCCATTACAAAACGGCTCACAAACTTGTCAAGTCTGGAGCTAAGTTTTTCTTTCACGAAGATTTGAACTTAAAGGGCTTAACAAAGCGGAATAAAGTTAAGCAAGACGATGAGGGTAATTACCTTCCGAACGGTCAATCAGCAAAATCAGGATTGAATAAATCTTGGTTGGATGCTGCGTTCGGTCAATTTTTCAAGACGCTGGAATACATAGCCGAAAAAGCTGGATCAGTCGTCGTTTCGCAAAAACCTGCTTATACTTCAATGGTTCTGTGCTATCGGAATGAAATCATTTTTACCGATTGTGGGATACGGAATTATTGGGATGAGCAAAACTCTCTGATGGTTGATCGCGATATTAATGCTGCGATAAATCTAAAGAGACTTGGGTTGGACATTTTCCCAAGTATAAAACGCCGTAGCGGGAATCTTTCTGTGGTGGGAACTATGGATGACAGTACCGTAAAGGAAATCTTGCACACCCTTCATCGGGCTGCTAAGAAGCCCACATCATAA